The following DNA comes from Candidatus Dormiibacterota bacterium.
GTCCGCAAGGTCCTGTCGAAGCAGCAGCTCGAGGACCTGGGCGCTCGTATGGAGCAGCTGAAGATGCGGCTCCTGACCGCCGTTCAGGCCCGCTAGAAGACTCGCGAGTGGTCCCTCCCCCTCCGGGGGAGGGGCATCCTCCCTCCTCCCGCTCCGGCATCCAACGACTGGGTGCGGTATCGTAATGGCGCGCTGTCAACCGCAGGAGGAATCGATGGCTGTCAAGACTGATCCAACCGAATCGTTGCGAAGGGTGCCGCTCTTTGCCGGCCTCGACCGCAAAGAGCTCGAGCTGCTCGGGAAGCTCATCAAGGAGCAGCGCTACGACAAGGGCGCCGCGATCGTCAAGACGGGCGCCGATGGGCTCGGGCTCTACATCATCAAAGAGGGCAAGGTGGCGGTGATCCGCGATGGCCAGAGGGTCGCCTCCATGGGCCCCGGTGCGTTCTTCGGGGAGATCTCGGTTCTCGATGGCGGTCCCAGGACGGCCGACGTCCGGGCCGAGAGCGACACCGTATGCCTCACGCTCGTTGCCTGG
Coding sequences within:
- a CDS encoding cyclic nucleotide-binding domain-containing protein; the protein is MAVKTDPTESLRRVPLFAGLDRKELELLGKLIKEQRYDKGAAIVKTGADGLGLYIIKEGKVAVIRDGQRVASMGPGAFFGEISVLDGGPRTADVRAESDTVCLTLVAWEVKPLLMENASISYKMLLELVKRLRAQAPSEHH